The following coding sequences lie in one Gouania willdenowi chromosome 5, fGouWil2.1, whole genome shotgun sequence genomic window:
- the LOC114462850 gene encoding protein FAM72B isoform X2 has translation MSTSNASFKNKCVTQVNCVFCDSLLCTRGMKAVLLADTEVELFSTDIPPNRTVDFVASCYSTESCKCKLRDIACLKCDAVSTLNRLDATGVNLLLWGDLPELDDSENEDSESPSEEDCIR, from the exons atgtcCACATCTAACGCCAGCTTCAAGAACAAGTGTGTGACCCAGGTAAACTGCGTCTTCTGCGACAGTCTGCTCTGCACCAGAGGAATGAAGGCTGTGCTTCTGGCTGATACTGAGGTAGAGCTTTTTTCCACCGACATACCTCCCAACAG AACTGTTGACTTTGTGGCCAGCTGCTACTCTACCGAAAGCTGTAAATGCAAACTGAGAGACATCGCATGTCTCAAATG TGATGCTGTATCAACTCTCAACCGACTGGATGCAACAG GtgtgaatctgctgctgtgGGGGGATCTTCCTGAGCTCGATGACAGTGAGAACGAGGACTCAGAAAGCCCATCAGAGGAAGATTGCATTAGGTAG
- the LOC114462850 gene encoding protein FAM72A isoform X1 → MSTSNASFKNKCVTQVNCVFCDSLLCTRGMKAVLLADTEVELFSTDIPPNRTVDFVASCYSTESCKCKLRDIACLKCGNIVGYHVVAPCKPCLLSCNNGHFWMFNSDAVSTLNRLDATGVNLLLWGDLPELDDSENEDSESPSEEDCIR, encoded by the exons atgtcCACATCTAACGCCAGCTTCAAGAACAAGTGTGTGACCCAGGTAAACTGCGTCTTCTGCGACAGTCTGCTCTGCACCAGAGGAATGAAGGCTGTGCTTCTGGCTGATACTGAGGTAGAGCTTTTTTCCACCGACATACCTCCCAACAG AACTGTTGACTTTGTGGCCAGCTGCTACTCTACCGAAAGCTGTAAATGCAAACTGAGAGACATCGCATGTCTCAAATG TGGTAATATTGTGGGCTACCATGTTGTAGCCCCCTGTAAACCCTGCCTGCTCTCCTGTAACAATGGCCATTTTTGGATGTTTAACAGTGATGCTGTATCAACTCTCAACCGACTGGATGCAACAG GtgtgaatctgctgctgtgGGGGGATCTTCCTGAGCTCGATGACAGTGAGAACGAGGACTCAGAAAGCCCATCAGAGGAAGATTGCATTAGGTAG